The Halovivax ruber XH-70 genome includes the window ACCAGGGTTGATCCGCCGTGGTCACGACGCTCGGTCGAACGCGTCACGCTGATACCGCTCGACGCCCTATCCGGGTTCGATGCAGCCGCAGTCGGTTCGTGAGCGAGCCGGCGATCTCCCGACCGAGCCCGGCGTCTACCAGTTTCTCGACGGGGAGACGACGCTGTACGTCGGGAAGGCCGTCGACGTTCGATCGCGGGTGCGCTCGTACGCCGACCCCCGGAGCGCGCGGATCGCGCGGATGGTTCGCGAGGCCGACGCGATCGACGTTGCCGTCACGGACACGGAGACGCAGGCGCTGTTGCTCGAGGCGAACCTCATCAAGCGCCACCAGCCGCGGTACAACGTCCGACTCAAGGACGACAAGTCCTACCCGATGGTCCAGCTGACGGATCACGACGTGCCGCGGATCGAAATAACGAGAGATCCCGACGAATCGGCCACGGTGTTCGGCCCGTATACCAAGAAGACGCGGGTCGAGACGGTCGTGAAGGCCTTGCGCGAGACGTATGGAATTCGTGGCTGTTCCGATCACAAGTACAGCGGCCGCGACCGGCCCTGCCTGGACTTCGAGATGGGGCTGTGCACGGCGCCGTGTACCGGTGAGATCAGTGTGGACGCATACAGCGAGGACGTCGACCCGGTCCGCCGATTTCTCGAGGGCGAGACGGGCATCCTCGCTGATCCGCTCGAGTCGGGGATGCAGGAGGCAGCTGCGGCGAAGGACTTCGAGCGTGCAGCCAACCTGCGCGACCGCCTGGCCGCCGTCGAGCGCTTTCACGGCGAGGGCGGCGAGGCCGTCCAGGCCTACGACGACGCGAACACCGTCGACGTCCTCGGCGTCGCCATCGAGGGCGAAGAGGCGACCGTCGCCAGACTGCGCTCGGAGGGCGGCAAGCTCGTCGATCGGGACCGCTTCACCCTGGCGGCACCCTACGGCGCGGACGAAGGTGTCCCGACCGTGATCGCCGCGTTTGTCGTCCAGCACTACGCCGAGCGCGACCTGCCCGACGCCCTTCTGCTTCCCGAGCGCCACGACGACGAGGAGGTCGCCGCCTGGCTCGACGCGGAAGGCGTCGCCGTCCGGGTGCCCGGCGCCGGTCGGGAGGCGAAGCTGATCGATCTCGCGCTCAAGAACGCCCGGCGCAACGTCGGCGGCCGAGACGAGTGTGGCATGCTGGCCGACGCGCTCGAGATCGACGCCGCGCGCCGGATCGAGGGCTTCGACGTGAGCCACGCCCAGGGGAAGTCGGCCGTCGG containing:
- a CDS encoding excinuclease ABC subunit C, whose amino-acid sequence is MQPQSVRERAGDLPTEPGVYQFLDGETTLYVGKAVDVRSRVRSYADPRSARIARMVREADAIDVAVTDTETQALLLEANLIKRHQPRYNVRLKDDKSYPMVQLTDHDVPRIEITRDPDESATVFGPYTKKTRVETVVKALRETYGIRGCSDHKYSGRDRPCLDFEMGLCTAPCTGEISVDAYSEDVDPVRRFLEGETGILADPLESGMQEAAAAKDFERAANLRDRLAAVERFHGEGGEAVQAYDDANTVDVLGVAIEGEEATVARLRSEGGKLVDRDRFTLAAPYGADEGVPTVIAAFVVQHYAERDLPDALLLPERHDDEEVAAWLDAEGVAVRVPGAGREAKLIDLALKNARRNVGGRDECGMLADALEIDAARRIEGFDVSHAQGKSAVGSDVTFVGGSAEKADYRRKKLDDENDDYANMRRLITWRAARAVEGRDDRPDPDLLLIDGGKGQLEAAREALEAEGWDVPAVGLAKSEERVITPDREHAWPSDAPHLHLLQRVRDEAHRFAVQYHQTIRDDVRTVLDDVPGIGPETRKRLLGRFGSVENVREATLDDLTSVDGVGQKTAETVKSRL